One genomic window of Salvia miltiorrhiza cultivar Shanhuang (shh) chromosome 4, IMPLAD_Smil_shh, whole genome shotgun sequence includes the following:
- the LOC131022897 gene encoding uncharacterized protein LOC131022897: MRNTRAHSHNAENSNTNNEAEAGQPHPTNGGDFMGQFLSALQGFVQQQTQTQATQRDLNQTSNTIDQAVERFRNYNPPRFNGRDGPLAAEEWLEELERIFTHINCTEEQKVSCAIFQLKEDARQWWKHFYRLLAEEDRNVLNWKIFKDVVMDKYFPLSFREKKETEFFELKQGNMTIEEYERKFNELGRFAPHLVDTEDKMIARFRKGLRTDIKGIMAAHVIEDFSDLVKRAEEVATALGSNIPAQKPANQPMKRKWENYNQGGGNFQDKRPKFGGGVSTGTTGTKPQCQKCGKYHYGECMWGKGVCFFCREPVHTTHNCPKKMNNALEGKKNVGPDRRGVKEPEKKGNARFFALADQEAAEDEDTMTGTLLISGTPAVVLFDSGASHSFIYAKFCQKNHIPSEVENLALNISVPS; the protein is encoded by the coding sequence ATGAGGAATACGCGTGCACATTCCCACAACGCCGAGAACTCAAATACCAATAACGAAGCAGAAGCAGGACAACCTCATCCAACTAATGGAGGAGATTTCATGGGTCAATTTCTGAGTGCTTTACAGGGTTTTGTCCAACAGCAGACCCAAACTCAGGCTACGCAACGTGACCTAAACCAGACCTCTAACACTATAGATCAAGCGGTAGAGCGATTTCGAAACTATAATCCGCCACGATTCAATGGGCGCGATGGACCACTAGCAGCTGAAGAGTGGTTGGAAGAGCTTGAACGAATTTTCACTCACATCAACTGTACCGAGGAGCAGAAAGTTTCATGTGCTATTTTTCAACTCAAAGAGGACGCTCGACAATGGTGGAAGCATTTCTACCGTCTGTTGGCAGAAGAAGATCGCAATGTCCTAAATTGGAAAATTTTCAAGGATGTGGTAATGGATAAATACTTCCCCCTTTCATTCAGAGAAAAGAAGGAGACTGAATTCTTTGAGTTGAAACAAGGGAATATGACTATAGAGGAGTACGAGAGGAAATTTAATGAGTTGGGTCGTTTCGCACCACACCTAGTTGATACAGAAGATAAAATGATAGCTAGGTTCAGAAAAGGATTGAGAACTGATATCAAGGGAATTATGGCTGCACATGTAATTGAAGATTTTAGCGATCTGGTTAAGCGAGCCGAAGAGGTGGCAACTGCTCTTGGGTCAAACATCCCTGCACAGAAACCAGCGAATCAACCTATGAAAAGGAAGTGGGAGAACTATAATCAAGGCGGAGGAAACTTTCAAGATAAGAGGCCGAAGTTTGGTGGAGGCGTTAGTACGGGAACAACAGGGACAAAACCACAATGCCAGAAATGTGGAAAATATCATTATGGAGAATGCATGTGGGGTAAAGGAGTTTGTTTCTTCTGCCGCGAACCGGTACACACTACACATAATTGTCCTAAGAAGATGAACAATGCGCTAGAAGGGAAGAAAAATGTGGGACCAGACAGAAGAGGAGTCAAGGAGccagaaaagaaaggaaatgcCCGATTCTTCGCTTTAGCCGATCAAGAAGCAGCGGAGGATGAAGACACAATGACCGGTACGTTACTCATATCTGGAACACCAGCAgttgttctatttgattctggAGCTTCGCACTCGTTCATTTATGCTAAGTTTTGTCAAAAGAATCATATCCCTTCTGAAGTAGAAAACTTAGCCTTGAACATAAGTGTTCCTTCTTGA